The Candidatus Eremiobacteraceae bacterium genome includes the window TGACCGCGGGCGCGCGCTTCGACGCGCTTGAACGACGGGCCGCCGTCGACGGTGGCCTTGGCGATGACCAGCCCCTCCGGCCGCATCGAGAAATTGTTCTCGGCGTTGGCCGCGGCGGCGCGCACGATCTTCTCGATGGCTTTCGCGGCCGCAAGCGGCGTGAAAGCGAGCAGCGTCAACGCGCGGTCCACGCGTTGGCCTCTGATGACGTCGACGACGCGCCGGGCCTTGCGGGGCGGCACGCGTAGAAATTTTGCGGTTGCTCTGGCTTGC containing:
- the rplV gene encoding 50S ribosomal protein L22 — its product is MQARATAKFLRVPPRKARRVVDVIRGQRVDRALTLLAFTPLAAAKAIEKIVRAAAANAENNFSMRPEGLVIAKATVDGGPSFKRVEARARGQAGLKRKRMSHVTIIVSDGEAN